Proteins from a single region of Hordeum vulgare subsp. vulgare chromosome 6H, MorexV3_pseudomolecules_assembly, whole genome shotgun sequence:
- the LOC123402271 gene encoding protein LITTLE ZIPPER 3-like, with protein MERANTELYLENLCIMQENERLRRTAKLLAQENEQLQAHLKLRQQHMAASSRTAPQLATGGGPSGHNADSLKSGKQQQQPQ; from the coding sequence ATGGAGCGGGCGAACACGGAGCTGTACCTGGAGAACCTGTGCATCATGCAGGAGAACGAGCGGCTCCGGAGGACAGCCAAGCTGCTGGCCCAGGAGAACGAGCAGCTCCAAGCCCACCTCAAGCTCAGGCAGCAGCACATGGCGGCCTCCTCCAGGACGGCACCCCAGCTGGCGACGGGCGGCGGGCCGTCCGGCCATAACGCGGACAGCCTCAAGTCcggcaagcagcagcagcagccccagTGA